Proteins encoded within one genomic window of Schaalia sp. HMT-172:
- a CDS encoding sodium-dependent transporter yields the protein MSSSASSSAPRARDSWSGQTGFLLAAIGSAIGLGNIWRFPGVSYSNGGGAFLVPYLVALIFVGIPMLWLDYAVGHKFRGSPPWALRKIIGGGEFIGWFQTFVCFVIMVYYGAVLAWGVQYTIYSVNAAWGDDPTTFFTDTFLQVVPGDTFSWAPAWAVMIPLALVWVLVLFVIGRGLSKGVEAANKVFLPLLVILFLALVVRALFLPGAVEGLNAFFTPNWSALADPKVWLAAFAQIFYSLSVGFGIMLTYASYLKRKSNLTGTALVAGFANSSFEILAGIGVFSAVGFMAHQGGVSVSEVEGLTGPILSFVTFPKIISMMPGGPIFGVLFFSSLVLAGVTSLLSLLQVVSGGLQDKFGWSPARSALVLGVPATVISLVLFGTRSGLNNLDIVDNFINSIGVVSSAIMFAVLCAVTGPRLGVLRAHLNSVSSVKVPRLWEPLVGIVIPIVLFVMMAMSIVDLLTNGYEKYPTSYVLIFGWGSVAVAVIASLIFTLIPWKHRPVDTQATVAQILADDTDETASTEGGAQ from the coding sequence ATGTCATCCTCCGCATCCAGCTCCGCGCCCCGTGCGCGCGACTCGTGGAGCGGCCAGACAGGCTTCCTCCTGGCGGCCATCGGCTCGGCCATCGGCCTGGGCAACATCTGGCGTTTCCCCGGCGTCTCCTACTCCAACGGCGGCGGCGCCTTCCTGGTGCCGTACCTGGTTGCCCTGATCTTCGTCGGTATCCCCATGCTCTGGCTCGACTACGCGGTCGGCCACAAGTTCCGCGGCTCCCCGCCGTGGGCGCTGCGCAAGATCATCGGCGGCGGCGAGTTCATCGGCTGGTTCCAGACCTTCGTCTGCTTCGTCATTATGGTCTACTACGGCGCAGTCCTCGCGTGGGGCGTGCAGTACACGATCTACTCCGTCAACGCCGCGTGGGGCGATGACCCGACGACCTTCTTCACCGACACGTTCCTGCAGGTCGTCCCCGGTGACACCTTCTCGTGGGCGCCCGCCTGGGCCGTCATGATCCCCCTCGCGCTCGTGTGGGTCCTCGTCCTCTTCGTGATCGGACGCGGCCTGTCCAAGGGCGTCGAAGCGGCGAACAAGGTCTTCCTGCCGCTCCTCGTCATCCTCTTCCTCGCGCTCGTCGTCCGCGCCCTGTTCCTGCCCGGCGCCGTCGAAGGCCTCAACGCCTTCTTCACGCCGAACTGGAGTGCTCTCGCCGATCCCAAGGTGTGGCTGGCTGCCTTCGCGCAGATCTTCTACTCGCTGTCCGTGGGATTTGGCATCATGCTGACCTACGCCTCCTACCTCAAGCGCAAGTCGAACCTGACCGGAACGGCGCTTGTTGCAGGCTTCGCAAATTCGTCCTTCGAGATCCTCGCGGGCATCGGCGTGTTCAGCGCCGTCGGCTTCATGGCCCATCAGGGCGGCGTGAGCGTCTCCGAGGTCGAGGGCCTGACCGGCCCGATCCTCTCCTTCGTGACCTTCCCGAAGATCATCTCGATGATGCCAGGCGGCCCTATTTTCGGCGTCCTCTTCTTCTCGTCGCTGGTCCTGGCTGGCGTCACCTCGCTGCTGTCCTTGCTCCAGGTCGTCTCCGGCGGCCTGCAGGATAAGTTCGGCTGGTCGCCCGCCCGCTCGGCTCTCGTCCTGGGCGTCCCCGCAACCGTCATCTCGCTGGTGCTCTTCGGAACCCGCTCGGGCCTGAACAACCTCGACATCGTCGACAACTTCATTAATTCGATCGGCGTCGTCTCGTCGGCGATCATGTTTGCCGTCCTGTGTGCGGTGACCGGCCCGCGCCTCGGCGTCCTGCGCGCCCACCTCAACTCGGTGTCCAGCGTGAAGGTCCCCAGGCTCTGGGAGCCCCTCGTCGGTATCGTCATCCCGATCGTTCTCTTCGTCATGATGGCAATGTCCATCGTCGACCTGCTGACGAACGGTTACGAGAAGTACCCGACGAGCTACGTGCTGATCTTCGGCTGGGGTTCCGTGGCGGTCGCGGTTATCGCGTCTCTGATTTTCACTCTCATTCCGTGGAAGCACCGCCCCGTGGACACTCAGGCGACGGTCGCTCAGATCCTCGCTGATGACACTGACGAAACCGCTTCGACCGAAGGAGGCGCCCAGTGA